One Gemmatimonadaceae bacterium genomic window, CCGCGCGGTTTCTGACCTCGCATCCCAAGCGCCGGCGGCTGGAGCGAATCACGCGGTCCGGCGTCAGCATCGAGGCTTCAATCGTGTTCATGCAAGGCGGCCATTTGGGCCGGCTCGAAAGCGCGGCGACATTTCTCCAAGGAGAGCTTCGAGACCATTTCGCCGAGCGCGAGATTCGTTGATACGATCGTCGCCTGCGATACGCTCCCGTCAGAGGCGCAGCTCCATGAAGACCGCGCTGGAGCGATACCTGTCCATCGTGCCGAGTGGCTGATACTTCGTCATGCTGTTGTCGGCATACGGAGTGATTTCAGCGAAACCAACCGACTTGTAGAGCGCGTGCGCTGCGGACAGGAATTTCAGACTTTCCAGCCGCACGGCTTCGTAGCCGATGGCTCGCGCGTCTGACAGAAGCTGCTGCAGCAGGAGGCGACCGGCGCCGGCTCCTCGGACGTGCGGCTGCACATACATCCTCTGAATTTCGGCGACAGACGGTGTGATGCGTTTGAGACATCCGACTCCGACGTTCGCGTCCTCGCGGCGGATTACGTAGAACCGGCCGCTCGGAGGATAGAACTTCGCCCGATCCTCGATATCCGACGTGATCATCGCATCGATATCGAACGACAGGCCGTAGCTCGCGGCAGCAACGCTCGCGATCCATCGCAAATACTCGGCAATCAGGTCCCGCGCGGCGTCTCGCGTTGCGGCATCATCGACGGCAACCAGCTCGATCGTCATTTTATCGGTCCACGATGGGCAAGCACGCGCGCCACGGCCCGATAGCGTCGCGGTGCTGTTTCGCCATCACACGGGCGGTTTGTGCGATATGTCCCAAGTCGTGCACAACCCAAGAACGGAATGTCTATGACTACAGTCACGTGCGTCAACTGCACTCTCCTTGACAGATGAGGAGAGCGATCCTATGCTTTCCTCAGCAGTTGAGGAGAGAAGCCCGATGCTCTCCTAAGCCCCTCAGGAGAGCACCGATATATGTCCCCATCCGCGCAACTCCTCCCTGGCACGCTCGACCTCCTCATTCTCAAAGCGGTCTCGCTCGGGCCCCTCCATGGCTACGGCATCCTGCTCCGCATCAGCCAGATCTCGCACGGCGCGCTGCTCGTGGGACAAGGAGCCCTCTACCCGGCGTTGTTCCGGCTCGTCCGTCAGGGAATGCTCAAGACGAAGTGGGGCACCTCCGAGAACAATCGACGCGCCAAGTTCTACGAGCTCACTGTGATGGGGCGGAAACGGCTTGGCGAGGAAGCGGAGAGCTGGAACAGCCTCGTGGCCGCGATTGCGCTCGCGCTGCGCGCACAACCCGAGGGCGCATGAAGATGCTCATGAGCATGCTCGCGTATCTCCGCTCGTTGATCCTCCGCTTTCTTCACCGGGACGCGCTCGAGCGCGAGCTCGAGGACGAGCTGCGCTCGCACGTCTTGCACCGCGCCGACGACCTCGAGCGCTCTGGGCTCGATCGCGACGTGGCCGAACGCCAGGCGCGCATCGAATTCGGCGGCCACGCGCGTTTCAAAGAAGAGGCGCGCGATGTCCTCGCCGGCGGTTTGCTCGAGACCCTCGTCCGCGATCTCCGCTTCAGCGTACGCCAGCTTCGGAAATCGCCGAGCTTCACCGTCGCAGCGATCATCACGCTTGCTGTCGCCATTGGTGCGAATGCAGTCGTGTTCAGCGCCATCAACGGCTTCATTCTTCGCCCGCTCGGTCTGCCGAACGAACAGACGCTCTTCACGATCGAGCGCGCCAGCGACCGACTAGCGGGCGAGTCCTATCCGAACTATCTCGATCTTCGCGATCGCGCCCGCGGCTTTGACGGACTCGCCGCCTTCATCGCCAATCAAGCGTGGGTCGATGCAGGCGGCGGGAGTCCGACGCGATCCTGGGTCTACGAGACGAGCGGTAACTACTTCGACGTGCTCGGCCTTCAGCCTTATCTCGGCCGCTTCTTCCATGCGTCGGACGAGCGCGGACTGGGTAGCGCTCCGTACGTCGTGCTCACGTACGCGAACTGGCGCTCGCACTTCCTCGGCGATCCGGGTGTCATCGGCCGCACCGTCGAGCTGAGTCGTCACCCGTTCACGATCATCGGTGTTGCGCCGCCGGGCTTTCACGGCACGGTGCTCGTCTACACGACGGATTTCTTCGTCCCCCTCGTCGAACAGCCGCAAGTGGACGGCACGAGCCTGTTGGACGTGCGCGGCAATCGGTGGCTCGCCGTGTTCGGCCGACGCAAAGCAAGCGTCAGCAACTCACAGGCGCTCGCTGATCTCAACGCGATCGGCGCCCAACTCGAGACGAGCTATCCGAAGGACAACGACAAGATGAGCTTCGCGCTGTCGCGGTCGACGCTCGGCGGCGACGCATTCGAGCAGCCCGTGCACGCCTTTGTCATCGGGCTGATGGCGTTGTCCGCGCTCATTCTCCTCGCGGTGTGCGCCAATCTCGGAAGCCTCTTTGCGGCTCGCACTGCCGATCGCTCGCGTGAGGTGGCGCTGCGGCTGGCGTTGGGTGCCGGAAGTGGTCGTATTCTTCGGCAGCTATTCTCCGAGGCCGTGCTCGTCTCGCTCGTCGGCGGCGCGATCGGACTCCTCGGCAGCGTGCTGCTTCTCGACTGGCTCGCGGCGTGGCGGCCGTTCCCGCAATTCGCGGTGATCATGCCGATCGAGCCCGAGGCACGCGTGTACATCGTTGCGCTCCTCTTCAGCGTCGCGAGCGGATTTCTCTTCGGCGCGGTGCCGGTGCGGCAGGTGCTGCGCACGGACCCATATCAGATCCTGAAATCCGGCGCGGTGAGTCGCGTGAGCCGACGCCTCG contains:
- a CDS encoding PadR family transcriptional regulator, yielding MSPSAQLLPGTLDLLILKAVSLGPLHGYGILLRISQISHGALLVGQGALYPALFRLVRQGMLKTKWGTSENNRRAKFYELTVMGRKRLGEEAESWNSLVAAIALALRAQPEGA
- a CDS encoding ABC transporter permease; amino-acid sequence: MKMLMSMLAYLRSLILRFLHRDALERELEDELRSHVLHRADDLERSGLDRDVAERQARIEFGGHARFKEEARDVLAGGLLETLVRDLRFSVRQLRKSPSFTVAAIITLAVAIGANAVVFSAINGFILRPLGLPNEQTLFTIERASDRLAGESYPNYLDLRDRARGFDGLAAFIANQAWVDAGGGSPTRSWVYETSGNYFDVLGLQPYLGRFFHASDERGLGSAPYVVLTYANWRSHFLGDPGVIGRTVELSRHPFTIIGVAPPGFHGTVLVYTTDFFVPLVEQPQVDGTSLLDVRGNRWLAVFGRRKASVSNSQALADLNAIGAQLETSYPKDNDKMSFALSRSTLGGDAFEQPVHAFVIGLMALSALILLAVCANLGSLFAARTADRSREVALRLALGAGSGRILRQLFSEAVLVSLVGGAIGLLGSVLLLDWLAAWRPFPQFAVIMPIEPEARVYIVALLFSVASGFLFGAVPVRQVLRTDPYQILKSGAVSRVSRRLAMRDVLLAVQIAICAVLVTSSLVAVRGLERSLRGNFGIDAHHVLLVDTDLATSGYTPDQMMAMQQRMADAMRTIPGVATVGTVARTPPMHLGWSASKVFDDHVADLRPSNAAANAIRYSVSPDYFQAAGTPLTAGRPFTLHDDQRAPRVAIVNETFARKLFGSADRALDQFFKLADGSRIQVVGLVRDGKYTANLAEAPQPAMFFPLRQVPSSETWLVLRSPRDPEELSAAVRATLRTLDPGLPAAIETWTNDMSGALFPARAAAAALGILGVMGAIVAITGIFGTAAYSLSKRLKDLGIRMALGARALDVIQTAIGRALRLLAVGSLAGLILGILASRVLGSIVYEATPRDPVVLIAAVFAMFLVGLVATWIPARRALSVDPSMLMREQ
- a CDS encoding GNAT family N-acetyltransferase, encoding MTIELVAVDDAATRDAARDLIAEYLRWIASVAAASYGLSFDIDAMITSDIEDRAKFYPPSGRFYVIRREDANVGVGCLKRITPSVAEIQRMYVQPHVRGAGAGRLLLQQLLSDARAIGYEAVRLESLKFLSAAHALYKSVGFAEITPYADNSMTKYQPLGTMDRYRSSAVFMELRL